Genomic DNA from Mixophyes fleayi isolate aMixFle1 chromosome 7, aMixFle1.hap1, whole genome shotgun sequence:
AATGCAGCAGAAGGTGGTCCTAGCATAAAGCTCTGGTTCCTGTCTGCAAAACTGGGGACAAGCACTGGCTGAGCTCATTTATACCAGATATATCTCACCTCATGAGATAACATTTTATATAGCTCCTCTCTGGTCACGGAGATCCGCTCTCTGTCGGTGCTGTCCACAACAATGATTACAAACTGGAGATGGAAAGAGCACATTTTAAATTgggcaaataaacagtaaaaagCACTGGAATCAACACGGGACAATTACTGCAAAATGTGATCTATAAATCCCTATTATCTGCCCAACAACCTTAACATACCAGAAATGCAGACCTATCAAACTCAGAATTAGCGAAGCATTTACACCTGTCcctcccctctagattgtaagctctcaggacATGTGTCCATAATAAAAATGGTGCTCAGTTCTCACCACAATTCCCCTGGTTTCTGCCCATACCTCTGTGTTTGTATAATAGGTATTCCATGAAGAACGGAGAGATTCTTGGCCGCCAATATCCCACATTAGAAATCGAGTATTATTCACCACTATCTCCTCCACGTTGCTCCCTATGGTTGGGGAGGTGTGCACCACTTCATTCATGGAACTGGAACAGACAGACATAGAAACACTTATACAGATGGCAGTTACTTCCCAGATCAGCAGCCTCACAACTGTAATGCCGGCTGTAAATTATAGCCCCCTCTTTTGTATAGAAGACATCCCCATATCCACATTACCTTTTCTCACATGCATCGCCAAGACCTCTCTGAAGCTAAACTTAACGCTCCTATGTGCCCCTATTTTGGCTCATCATTAACTTGAagtttattttgcatttactgGAACAGAAAGCTACATTTCTGCACATGACACCCAAAAAGAGGCATTAGTTACAATGACAGAATAAAAACACAATGTCACATGAATGCCATATTGTATTTCGCTTCAAGTTAAAGAGTAACCGATGTCTTTACCCAGTAGAGGTGTTGCGGCCCAATACATATTCATAATGCATCTCATCTATTCATTGGGAACAGATGCATCATGAATGTCATGCAGGGCCTCAGTAGTGTCAGACATTCCTATTGAATTGAtaggttgcaaatatatctttgGGTTACAAAATGGCTCCCCCCACTAGGGGCAGGTGACGGGTGCTTTAAATCCGCTCATTAAATTGCTATGCTTCTAGTGTTGGGTGGTATCATCCTGAGAGCCAAATCTGTATCCCACCTCTCAGCCGACCATCACTCTACACAAGATTTTATTCCATCTAtaaaactattatttattatacttgtCTGAAAACATTAATTACAAGAACTGCAAATTCACACAACTAGGTTATTTCTTATCCCTGGTATAATCATAAATGTGCAATGTGTAAATGACCGTGTACTTACAACTGATACAATATTGTCGTTTTTCCAGCATTATCCAGTCCCACAATAATAACTTTGTGTTCTGAAATACAGAATTATAGGAATCATTTAATGTTTGCTTGATAAATACACACAACAAAAACAATGACTACTACACATACATGTTTGTTTACGCATCACATTCAGCAGTGACCACATTGTGTATACATgaatgtttataatatatatgtatatatatattatacacacacccCTATCCTATCTTGCTATATAAACGCTGTAATATATACGCCTGCCATCTTCTGTGGTGCCACTCTCAGCGAGTCCTCTGCCAACAATTACCCTGCTCCACCACCTCTGACTTTGAACAGAGAAAAGAAATTAACACCATTCGACATAGGTTTATGATGCAGCTGGCAGTAAACAAAGCACGTAACACACCTTGGTCACTGAAGATGGCAGACTGTACTACAGATTATATAAACATTGCTTTCATTTTTGGCAGCATAGAGCAGATATTTGTAAATGTgctgcacaaacaatgaaaattataatattttttggcAGCAGTCTGGCTACCATTGTGGGACCACCAACACTAGACACAAAAATATCCTGGAAGGACCACTTAAAGAATAACACTTTGTTAACTTTTACTCAACATCCCCCCAACTATCAGATCCGTGGGAACGAATGTTTTGTGGGGTTGTTTTTATTTGAACTACCACTTTAATGCTGAGCCACAGGGAGTCCAATATGGGATCCTAAATCTTCTAGTCAGGAAATGGGGGAATGAATGgggaactctttttttttttttttgttccaattCAAATCCTCCAATTGATAATCTGATCAATCTACTACCTTATGATAGAAAAAATATGTACAATGATTAGCTTCTCTGTAGCAGTAATGTTTAAGGGCTGGTTAAGGCATGtgtgttttatatgcattttagtgATGTATTATCAATGTGTTCTTCATGAGCTTTACATAATACAATGTATTGTACAGGTAACACTTCTAACACGTGAAAAATAGATTATGTCACATTCTAAAAATTTGGCATTCTAAAATGAGTCTCATTAAAATTGTAGTACACAAATGCAAAGCTCCCCCATTCCCCTTATATAAACACACTAGAGCACTATTCCTTTGCACACATAATGCCGTATTTCTGCTACACTCCTGCAGCAGAGGAGTTGTCTCAGAACAAATGTGACAGTGAGCTCATGCACCAGATACACAGTATCAAGGCTAtagtatgtttatttaaaaaaggtCATCTTGAGGTATTTATTAAAAGGATGCAGCTTGAGTAACATAGCAGCATGTTTTTTTAAGTACTGTGCAACTGTCCccacaaaaaaattaatatacTTAACGGCCATCTGCCATATTTACCAGTaaaactacactgcatatctgtccCACTACCATAAAAACAGAGTAGCTGTAGAGAGAGCACTAGCAACAGAGCTACAGGGTGGGACACTGTGGCCACAAAGTCGCAGCTCTTGGATATTTCAGGAGATTATATGTTGCAGATCTGCACGTTAACTGTTGCAATTCTGCCATGTGCATAATACAACACTAAATCGAAGATAGGCAGCCTCTATGTGCCTACAGTGGAAGTGATAAGGCATGCTGGTACTAGTAGTGCCACAGGTCGCCTAATCTTGCATTCAATGCGATAAGATTACTTCATCCTCCACCTGTTATGTGGTGAATGAGGGCAGGGCATATGGACCTCTTACCCTGGTGGCTGAACAGCCTCCATATCTTGGCGAACAGTATTCCCATTATGGAAGGAGCTCCAGTATGCAGACTAAGGGCCGCTCCTCCCCGAGCACATCTCAGTCACACGACACCTCTCAGCTCAGCCATGTCCATTGCAAACTGATACTTCGACTTTTCCTCCTGTCACACAGCTGGGCGCACAGTCGATGACGTTAATACAGACTCTGTGCAGGCTCTCCGCACCCCGTTCACCCAAGAACAGAAAAACACTTTCTTATTTATATGTCCCCGGTGATAGAGACATCTTTCTGACGTCAATTACATAAGGTTTTGTCTTTATTAGACTTCAGCAAAATGGCCACCGCAATGTACGCATACGTACCCGAACGGAGACATAAAATGTATCAGCCGATGACGTTAATAGAGAGTCTGTGCAGGCTCTCCGCACCCCGTTCACCCAAGCACAGAGAAACACTTATTCATGTGTCCTCGGTGATAGAGACATCTTTCTGACGTCAATTACATAAGGTTTTGTCTTTATTagtcttcaacaaaatggccaccgcaATGACCGCATACGCACACGAACGGAGACATAAAATGTATCTCTGGTGCTAACTGACAAAACTGAATGTATTCAATTACAAATatgaaaactgtatttttacattactGGGGGCAGTATGTGATCCCTGaatcttttttttcacacacacaaacacaatgtgATATATCTGCCTTACTGCTGGATCAAGAGGAGCTGTTTGCGGACGCTGAAGAGAGCGAACTGCTATTTCATGTTTTATAGTGTCTGCGTGTCCATAGATAAAGCGGCGGCCATTTTGGCGAAGCAAAGTTCATTCATTCGTCATATGAATTGTATATTTTTGACCATTTGTGCGTCTGACACGTCATGAGCATGTGTCATTGATAACTGCTTAGGTTGCAAAGGTCATATTGGCTTTCCAGCACACAGATTGACTTTTTATTAAAGGGGAAGTACA
This window encodes:
- the ARL5A gene encoding ADP-ribosylation factor-like protein 5A — translated: MGILFAKIWRLFSHQEHKVIIVGLDNAGKTTILYQFSMNEVVHTSPTIGSNVEEIVVNNTRFLMWDIGGQESLRSSWNTYYTNTEFVIIVVDSTDRERISVTREELYKMLSHEDLKRAGLLVFANKQDVKECMTVAEISQYLKLTSVKDHQWHIQACCALTGEGLCQGLEWMMSRLKSR